CGAGTGGCAGCAATGTTTTCTGATGGTGTACTTTCAGTGTTAAGTAACGAATGTTGCAATGTTTTCTAAACTTCACACAGGCGGAGTTCGTGGTCCAGAAGACAAAAGGACTTGCACCCTTAAAAAAGGTTGGTTATAAACTGATAAATGGAACTTTTGAAGGAACGATGACCGAGATTAAATTCATGACATTTTGTATAATTTTCCAGACAGAGGTCACGTTGTTTGGTCCTCATGATACATCCAGGGTCTCAGAGAGTGATCTACACCGCTGTTCCACTGATGGTAGGCATCATACACACGTTCGGCATTCTATTTTTGATTTTAATATGAAAGCCCATTAGgcctgaaaacaaacaagtgcATATTTTTCCAGAAATGCCAATCAAACAGACGATGTTCTCTGAGGAGGACGACCGAATGGACATTGGTGAACAGAATATAAGTGGTCTCTTCGCAAAGGCTAAAATCACACAGTTTGAGGTAGAGATCAACTTCTAGTTTACTTTATTCAGCCACTCGATTTGAATTCCTCTGTATCTAATGTGAGGACGTTCTTTTTACAGGAGCAGGAGACAAAGAATGACCAGGGGTCCCTGTCTGGGGCTCAAATGAAAGCAAGACGTATCGTTGAGTCTTTTGAAAACCCTTTCAGGATGGTACGATTTTACATGATTCATCTGCCATAATGTTTGCGTTGCCTTTTTATTTAACCAGACACGCAGCGCAACTGTTTCCCTTGTAATTTCAGTACTTGCCCTCAAGAGATTTTCACATCAACAAGACTGCGAAGTTCGATCCATCTTCGAAAATATTTGAGGTAATCAAACCGCTCCATGCATCCATGGCTGGATCATCTCACGTTTAAGAGAGCGCATGCAGTTTGTGCAGAAAACCAAGCGAGTGGAAGCAAAGTTGTTGATGTAGGTTTTTTTTGGTAATCTAAAGGCTGCATCTTCTGTTCTACTTTGCATTAGGACAGAAACATAAATCGACAATAATGTACGATGGGATATCAAATATACAAGAAGGAATACCCTGTTCAGGGTAAACACTTAGTTAAAAACATGACACTAAACAATACCATCATTAAAATGACTTCAGCACAAATTAGATTAGAGACACCTTTGTAAAATCACAGAAGTAGTGGTGAATACATAATTTGGAGTTTACCTATCTACATTTTTCTCTTGACAAATTTTAATATCTTGACACAATTTCACAGttgctttaaaacaacaaacggaTGAATTTGGGCTGGGCCAAAAATGAGTAGCTTGATAATTGTATAATGTGCTGTTAaacgttttaaaagtgtttgttcTTTGTTCATAAACCTAGTTGATAACTATGGAAGAGGCCGTACGTTATAATAACCACCAGTTTTACGTTAACAGATCAGTAAAAGATGGAAACTGCAGAGTATTGAACAGCAACAGATGGAGTTGGAGACCAAGCAGGAGGCCAAGAGTAAATCCAGGGAAGAAGCAAAGGAACGCACAAAGAAAGCGAACGGTTAGGAAGTCAAACTTGCTCTAAATGTacgcttttcctttttttctacgTCCctcatttgaatgtattgtggTTGTTTTCcccagaggaaagaaaagaggctACGGTGAGCTACCAGGAATCTCTCCAGAACATTGCCACCGTTCGCCAGCAAGCAGCGGTAAGTCATTTGGCCCTTTTTGTAACTCCCATTTCCTCCATCCCACTACTTTGTACTCCGTCAACCTCACCGTTGATGTCCCTGTGGAGCAGGAACACATCCACGAAAGACAGGAGTGTTATATTCACCCAGGAGCCAGGCATGGCATACTAGAGATGGTGCTTCAATAGGCAGTCTAACCTTCCACAATGCCCCCCATTTTCGGAAGATGTGGCTTATATTTCTTCACAGCAATATGGTGACTCACAAGCGAATGAACCGCTGCTGCCAGTCTGCAGCTCACGTTGCTggctttttaatatttatatctATCACATGAAGTgcctggggggcgggggaggagtaAAGTGTGGGATTGCAGCATTAAAGACGTGCCCCACACTCATCTAATGCTTTTCTTCCCTCCTGGGAAACAACAGCAGCCTTTTTGTGCTCAAAAGCCTACTTCCTGTCGGAGCTGCTCCTATGCACCCTGCTGTTTGGTTGCTTCTATGTGCTCTTGCCACCATgtggtgttttttaaatgctcaGTCAAACAAAATCCTCGGTTCTTCATCTTTAGTTCTCGATCCTGGAGTGAAAAGAAATGTCTCCTCTCAGACCCACGACGATGGAGCCACATACactgtgtccgtgtgtgtgtgcgctttgaaCCATCAGTCACTAGTGCACACAGCAACGACGTGCATTACGGCTGTCCATTGAGTGAAACATTGATTTTAGGCTGAAATGGtggcttcaaatgaaaatgtcgGGGGCGTGCGTTACGGTGAAAGCGGTTGGCAGCGGGATTTGAGATAACGCTCCTTAACCTGCCAACTGCAGACAAATGTTGGATCAGTCGGCTCACAGACGGTGCTTTGTAAGTGGTGTTCTCTGGTTTTCTCTTTTGCCAGTCGTGTTCATGAGCAGTTTTACCAAATAAGTTAAAAGGCCTTTTAGATAGATAGATCCTGATCCCAAGGAGTCAATATAATGTTGGTTCTTTCAACCAGAGGCCTTAAGAATTATATTTTTGCGTGAgttagaaaaacatttatttttgccacGTACGTTAAAGAAAGTGGCAAAAGATTTCAATGTATATCTTTATCAATTTTAATATTCCAGTCAAGTGGTTCTTGATTGAATTAATTATAAACGGACAAACCCCAGAATCTTGAAACCTCAAGGAGAACAttcttcaattattttttttggcaacaacaaaacaattttATTTCGGCTGGGAACAATTATACAGCAGTATTCATTATCATTAGTTTAAGTAAATGTATACCTTTTATTTAAGATTACAGCATATTTGGATGTTCATTGTAAGTATTGTACAGAATATAATTAAATTGCATTTGACTAGGAATCTGCAAAAGGCAgcggaaagaaaagggagagggTTGCCAGTGAGGTTGGAGAGTCAACTCCCAAACCGAGTAAGAAGCTGATGAAATCTGCAAAGAACTCTGAGACGAAGGAACCGCCTCCCGAAGACAGCTTCAAACCCTTCGACTACAGCCAGTCAAACTTCAAAGTCTTTGCTGGTATGCATCatgttactttacttttagtGTGTATTGTATTATGAAATAAGTTAAACTCACCTGCTTTGTTGTTATAGGTACCAAAccaaaggacaacacacactttGATCCCAATCGGCAAGCCCATGGTTCTAAAAAGAAGgtaattaaatgtattcatatctGCTCATTAACCATTATGTATTTTAATGATGCTTGACGAATTTAAATCTTTCACCAGAAAACCCCCAAAGGACAAAAATCCAATTCTGGAGCTGGAAACCGAAGTATGTCATACCTTGATGGAAAATCCAACAGGTAATTATGTCCAAAATACAGTAGCTTCTTTGACTCTGAGAATTCAGAAGTCTcagtttgttgatttttttttttcttttttttttttcttctctacagAGGATCCCGGAATAATTGGCCCAAAAGATAAACTCCTCgtcaagttttttttgtcttattttaaagtgtttttccaTCCTGCAGAAACAATGTTccaatttttcttttcctctttgggtATTTCAGTATTGATGTATGAATTTCAAagagtattttcttttttctatgcAGCAGTTTAACCTGTAAATATGTGGAAGCACAGACTTCTTTATAAAGGTGATTTTAGATGGAAAAGTTTTGTCTACATTATTGTTGAAGTATCATCATTAGCATATATGAAACTTGTCTTCGGTCATTTTCTCCACGGTACATCCCCATATACAAGTGGTCCAGACCTGTCAAAGGAGTCTGGTGCAGGTAGTCTATTAtcccacaacaacaaaagaaaacatgtttcattATACATCGATAATCATCATCGATGATGTTAAAATGATCCTGTTTGACTCCATATGTAATATAGCTCATATTTGTCTCTTGATGCCATTTGTGCATAACAACATCTCAAGCTGcaaaatgatgtttttctttccctATAATAACTTGTGGCGGGCAGGTACAGTTAGTACCAAAGGAAGTTGTTGCATGTGCTGCTGACGGGGTAACTGGAGACGGGCTGGTAGTGATTTGGCACCGAGACCTTTTCTGAACTATCACACGTAATAAATTATGCAGAGGTTTTGGGAGCATACAGTTTTGGGGAAAAGAGCACAACCAAGGGCTTTTCCAGTTCCAGATGGGGATAGCTTTGTGTAAAATTTGAGCCCCCAAATAAAATAACAGGCTTCCTAGTACATTGGGGTGTGGGGGAACAGGATTTATCTAAGAAATTTCTTCAGAACAATTTGTTTAGTTTGTCATTGTATGACACTGTTTGactatacactcacctaaaggattattaggaacacctgttcaatttctcattaatgcaattatcgaatcaaccaatcacatggcagttgcttcaatgcatttaggggtgcggtcctggtcaagacaatctcctgaactccaaactgaatgtaagaatgggaaagaaaggtgatttaagcaattttgagcgtggaaTGGTTGTTGGTGCAAGActggccggtctgagtattttacaatctgctcagtttacaaagaatggtgtaaagagggaaaaacatccagtatgcggcagtcctgtgggtgaaaatgccttgttgatgctagaggtcaggagaatgggccgactgattcaagctgatagaagagcaactttgactgaaataaccacttgttacaaccgaggtgtgcagcaaagcacacaacacgcaaaaccttgaggctaCAACAgaagaagaccccaccgggtaccactcatctccactacaaataggaaaaaagttgcaagagctcaccaaaattggacagttgaagactggaaaaatgttgcctggtctgatgagtctcgatttctgttgagacattcagatggtagagtcagaatttggcctaaacagaatgagaacatggatccctcatgccttgttaccactgtgcaggctggtggtggaggtggtgtaatggtgtgggggatgttttcttggcacactttaggccacttagtgccaattgggcatcgtttaaatgccacggcctgtGATGTTACTAGATGTTAGTTATACaacacggcctacctgagcattgtttctgaccatgtccatccctttatggccaccatgtacccatcctctgaagCTACTTCaagcaccatgtcacaaagctccaatcatttaaaattgttttcttgaacatgacaatgagttcactgcactaaaatggcccccacagtcaccagatctcaacccaatagagcatctttggcatgtggtggaacgggagcttggtgccctggatgtgcatcccacaaatctccatcaactgcaagatgctatcctatcaatatgggccaacatatctaaagaatgctttcagcaccttgttgaatcaatgccacgtagaattaaggcagttctgaaggcgaaagcgggtcaaacacagtataagtatggtgttcctaataatcctttaggtgagtgcatgttttcattcattcaactgATTTATTTAATGTTCCACAATTGCTCAttaagattacattacatgtcatgcttttttccaaagcgacttacattgcattttgacccatggcttacatttttgcctggggagcaattggggttGGGTGTCATCCACAGGGATACTTCGACCTGGCACATGGAGTAGCCAGGATTAGTAACACCAACCTTGCGACCTGCAGCGTCACACTACTCCATGGGCCACCATGGATACGCATAGGGCCGAGAATACATGACATAATGTTTATGCAGTGCATATGAAGATAATTAACAATTTAAACAAGTTGTCGTTGTGCAACTGGAAAATGTAAGCTGTTTGTAGTTAAAGCTGCAGCTTCTGAATTTCTGAAAACGCTAGATGATGCGATACTAGACATTCAAAATTTCAAAGAATAACATTCAAGTTAGAATTATTAAAtagtgaaaaaatgaaataagggATAATTTTATCAAAACGGTAGTGAATTCATACCTTTTGACATATTTAACATTCACTAATTGGATTTGTTTTGATACTATTTTATTACTTACATTCGAAAATTCAAAAAGGCCTCATAGGCTTTGTAGGGTGTAAGATTTGTTTATGTTGATAAATTATGAAAACCTTGGGGGAGGCCTCACTTTAAAATACTCGTCCTCACTTGTGCGCGCAGGCGCAATTGGTTCATCCTCACGTGGGGCTCAGCATGCGCCTCGGCCTATGGGCGTTGCCAATGGTGTGAAGTCAAACGAACTTTACACGAACCGTCTCCTCCTCGCAACGCCATTGGCTCACACAACGGTATGTCACCGACGTCAGCGTCACCCCATTCGCTATTGAACAAAGCGTCATCTTTAGTGAGACGACAATGAAGTGACACTTGATCACATTGCCACACTTTCAAACACGTTAGTGTTAACTGTAAATCGTGGCCCTAGAGAACAGTGATGGAGCACATAAAGGATGGGTGGTTTACGGAGTCGTGCGCGCTGTGGCCAGGGCAAGCCTTGAGCCTCCAGGTGGAAGAGGTGCTCTACCAGAAGAAATCCGATTTCCAAGACATCATGGTTTTCAAGAGGTGAGTACTTTGAGCTACAAAACTTGGCTAACGTTGCTAGCTCCCTAGCGCCTACCAGAAATGAATGATCCACCCGGAGCTCGTGGGTTTTTGAGAAGTTTCTTCCGCTGGTGGTGTTAGCTTACCCGGGAGTTGTTAGCGTTGTTACCTCAGCGTGTTTCAGCTCGCAAACAAACCCGTAGAAAGAGGCCACGGTGTTGTGATAATTGTCGAGTCCACGGAGAGAaccgttaacacacacacacacacacacataacattaATATCTTACTTCCCGGCTGGTCTGGGCAGCAACCCCCTTTGTACGTTTACACCATAATACACAACATGAATATTACAATGGCGTAATATGCCCAGTCttgtttaattaattcaaaCGTTGTGAATTGGCTGCGTTTATTTTCAGCCTTCACATGTGCACCTCTTACCTTTTTTCAGTAAAACCTACGGGAATGTCCTGGTGCTGGATGGAGTGATCCAGTGCACCGAGAGAGATGAGTTCGCCTACCAAGAGATGATTGCAAACCTCCCCCTGTGCAGCCACCCATCCCCCAAGAAGGTACACCTCCTGACGTGTTGTTGGTATTTGAAGAGTCTTCGGGTGGGGAGTCGCTCATCCTTTCCACGCTCTCAGGTGCTGATCATTGGCGGTGGAGATGGCGGAGTGCTGAGGGAAGTCGTGAAGAGCCCACTGGTGGAATCGGTGGTTCTGTGTGAGATCGACGAGGTAGGCGCCGTGACACTGACCGGGGTCCTAGCGTCTCACTAGAGGGCCAAATGTATCACAGCCGTATTGATGCCGTCTTCTGTGCAGGAAGTCATTAATGCGTCAAAGAAGTTCCTCCCGGGGATGGCCAGTGGGTTTTACAGTCCCAAGCTCATCCTCCATATCGGAGACGGCTTTGAATTCATGAAGAAGAACCAGGATGCCTTCGACATCATTATAACCGATTCCTCAGACCCTGTTGGTAAGTGCTGCTTTGGAAGTGTTGCAACACCTTTCTTTGCCAACCATTACAGGAGGGAGTCCATTTCTGAGTTCTGAATTTTGTTTCAGGTCCTGCTGAGAGTTTGTTCAAGGAGTCTTACTATCAGCTGATGAAGACAGCATTGAGAAACGGTGGAATTCTATGTTCCCAGGGTAACTCTATACTTCTACcttatgttttgttttcaaatttgGGGACATGGTGAGTCATTTAGAAAATTCCTGTCTTCAATAGAAGTCATAACTATGCTACATCCCAGTTTCTACAAAGTCTACCAATATAAACCTGGTGATTACCTAATGGCTGTTATTAACTTCCTTGGAGCTGATAAGTTGCCCATTTATATCATCTGACCTTCAACTACCTCAAGATGgaacaatgtttaaaaaaaaggcagacagGAAATGAACATGCCCTTTCTTTTGCTCTTGTGTCATGCACAGGAGAGTGTCAATGGCTCCATTTGGAGCTGATAAAGGAGATGCGAACCTTCTGCAAGACCCTATTCCCTGTGGTAGACTATGCCTACAGCACCATCCCCACTTATCCCAGTGGCCAAATTGGATTCATGCTCTGTAGTAAAAATCCTGTAAGTGCCAATCTTTTGCCTCTCACCACTTTTTGTCAGATTGCCTGTGGATGTCGCTGCCTTTTTTATAAAAAGCCT
This sequence is a window from Pungitius pungitius chromosome 1, fPunPun2.1, whole genome shotgun sequence. Protein-coding genes within it:
- the srm gene encoding spermidine synthase; amino-acid sequence: MEHIKDGWFTESCALWPGQALSLQVEEVLYQKKSDFQDIMVFKSKTYGNVLVLDGVIQCTERDEFAYQEMIANLPLCSHPSPKKVLIIGGGDGGVLREVVKSPLVESVVLCEIDEEVINASKKFLPGMASGFYSPKLILHIGDGFEFMKKNQDAFDIIITDSSDPVGPAESLFKESYYQLMKTALRNGGILCSQGECQWLHLELIKEMRTFCKTLFPVVDYAYSTIPTYPSGQIGFMLCSKNPETNFLEPMRELSKEEMKYMNLKYYNPEIHKASFILPEFAKKVLNEA